The genomic region cactaaaccacattaattaaattatcattttcactaacagaatccctttcagtaaaatcttactttaataagatgtggctgaaacactgctctctgtgcctcttttcctgctctgcaaggattcaggaagtgacagtggcacattccactgcacttagaggggaagaacagaacgctctttttcactttagcaaagctagcaggttcacaggacagcaacaaaatatatgaaacttgtttttttccatttttattttgttttatatgatttaacatccagccccaaccctatgttccacttactaatgcctcttgctggattggttcagcccaaataggactgcctcaaataagcagttaatgggccatgcaatgatcttaaccacttgcatccagtaggtggcgtgGCATGTTGTGTAATggggggcagacctgcttgtgcctctccattgcacaacatatagctgtgagaaaaaaaaatgctggggaaaaaaaaatatttttttttttttaaagccaataaaaaaatatatatttttgcccatatgagaggtgaagcactgcctcacctgcctctagtgactgcacatcactgaaacacatatatacatacatatattaaaaccTGAGTCTCGTATAtccacacacaaaacaaatataaatatatatatatatatataattatatatatatatatacatataattatatatatatatatatatatacatatacaatatatagtcTGAATCATAGGGCACTCTACTCATCATTTTGCTGTAAGGAATGCTTAGCATTTCTATATAGAAGCACAACATAATTAACCAGTGCAGTGCACTCATTATCAATATATACTCAGCATCACTTTGATAATGTGATATTTGTTTTTAAGTGTAGTAAAGGTCATGCTTAACTTTAGAGGTACATTGGAGAGAGTGTAGAGGTCATCTTACTCACAGAGGCCGGCACCACCATTAAATATCTACCTTATACATTGCAGCAGCATTATTATTAGtgtactcatcattatacagcgcagcttGCTCATTATCAGTGAGCAGATATTCAGTTCagaattattatacagcacagaataCTTATGGTGTATGTTTCATGCCAGAGTTGGTGTTTGATTTTAGTTGCCTCTCCAACACAGAACTTCACCAATCGACATTGGGGACAATATTGAAATTTGTAGGGAAACCACAAGAGAGAAGCAAAATGAAAGAAAATACCATGTCCATCAACAACGAATATTTTCTGCAGAAAATAATTATTTGTAAAGCTTTTCATATTGTTTCTCAACCATAGCTATTTTATAATTACATATAATTCATTTTCCTTTTTGCTGTAGCTAATTTTAAATGAATGTAATAATGTCAAATGTTTCAATGAAGCagaaaaaaatttaactttaaaaaaaaaaaatttgtttagtaAATATTTTTCCCCACACAGACATAGTGTTACACAATATAGTTTATTGATTATAGAATTTTCTGGACACTTTGTACATGTTTTTCTCCTTAGTCAGTAGTCTTTTAGTTGTTCATTTTAGTTTTACAATGCCATAGAcaagaagccttaaaaaaaaaaaaatcacaatccatGATCCCGTGTATAAAGCATTGTTGAGTTCATTGCTATACCATCTGAGAGTGAAACATATCTGGAGCCAGCGAAACATCAcaatactgagtgtgagtgtgagtgtgacgtGGAGCAGCTTGATGGAAGCATCTCTTTGGATGTCTTGGCAGAGGAAATGGACATCTTGGATCTCCTCCGGAATTGATCCAACACCCTCTCCCTGAACTCTTCTGAAACATAATAATATACAAAAGGGTCTACACAACTGTTGAAAGAACTGATGGCCAAACAGAGCATGTAGGTTAGGTATAGATCACCGTAGGCATGAAGGCATCCCTCAGAGTAGTGGATCAGAAGCACTATGTTGCTTGGTGTCAATAATAAAACTACTATGACCAATACTAGGGCAGTTAGCTTTACTGCATAGGCATATTTCTCCCCGCTCGACATCAGTGCTCGAATGACAGAAACATAACAAAATATTATGATAATCAAAGGCAGAAGGAAACCTAAGGCAATAaggcaaataaaatacaaaaacaagtaTCTTGCTTGCTCATGCCTAGGAAGGACATCATGACACAGGATGAGATCTGTCTCTGATAGGGGGTAAGACTGTCGCAATGTGGTCAAAGGCAAGATGGATAAAAAAGAGATGAGCCAAGAAGCAGAGCACATGAATATGGCAAAAAACTTGCTTCGAAATGTCCGTGAGAAAAAAGGATGCACCACTGCCACATAGCGATCCACACTGATGCTCATGAGGAGCAGGATAGTGCAAAATATATTCCCATAAAAACAGCTTGTTAAGGCCCTGCACATTACCTCCCCATATATCCAGTTGTTGCCCAAGAAATAGTAAGAGATCTTGAAGGGCAACATGAGAATAAGCAAAAGATCAGCAACTGCTAGGTTTATCAGGAAGACAGTGGAAGTCATCTTCTTGACCTTGGTTGCCAACACCCAAAGTGCAAGGCCATTTGATGGTAAACCCACAAGGAAAACCACTGTGTAGAGAGAGGGTATGAGCACCACTGTAATGGAACTTCTAAGCTGCTCCCTAGAATGCTCCGAGATGGAGAGGAATGTCTGGTTCTTCCAAAACACTATATCCCCTGGCAGGGATCGTGGACACAGGACATTCTCAGTGAGGCTTGTGTCATTAAGCTGTTCCTCCCCATTATAATCTGTAGGGAAATACAGAATTAGAGGTTAGATTagccaaatacaaaaatatatacctgGATATAAAGAGCATGAAAGGGTATACATGCATTGTGATACAGGACCAATGTAACTATGCCATAAAAACACATAGATCTAT from Bombina bombina isolate aBomBom1 chromosome 2, aBomBom1.pri, whole genome shotgun sequence harbors:
- the F2RL3 gene encoding proteinase-activated receptor 4, giving the protein MGSSGCLLNFSVSLLLLALWGDSFATQEYDDYNGEEQLNDTSLTENVLCPRSLPGDIVFWKNQTFLSISEHSREQLRSSITVVLIPSLYTVVFLVGLPSNGLALWVLATKVKKMTSTVFLINLAVADLLLILMLPFKISYYFLGNNWIYGEVMCRALTSCFYGNIFCTILLLMSISVDRYVAVVHPFFSRTFRSKFFAIFMCSASWLISFLSILPLTTLRQSYPLSETDLILCHDVLPRHEQARYLFLYFICLIALGFLLPLIIIIFCYVSVIRALMSSGEKYAYAVKLTALVLVIVVLLLTPSNIVLLIHYSEGCLHAYGDLYLTYMLCLAISSFNSCVDPFVYYYVSEEFRERVLDQFRRRSKMSISSAKTSKEMLPSSCSTSHSHSHSVL